The Populus alba chromosome 4, ASM523922v2, whole genome shotgun sequence genome contains a region encoding:
- the LOC118038921 gene encoding F-box/LRR-repeat protein At1g67190 encodes MEHLPVEVIGNILSLLGSARDVVIASATCRKWREACRKHLHTLSFNSNDWHVYHDLLGSRLEILITQTIFQTTGLQGLSILMDDVDDFSASTVIAWLMYTRETLHRLIYNVRTTPNVNILEICGRQKLETLELSHNSITGVEPNFQRFPCLKSLSLSYVSISALDLNLLLTACPKIETLRLVNPEIAISDAQVTVELSSPTLKSVYVEAISLDKFILEADNIESLHLKDCALELFELIGKGTLKHFKIDDVSVIQLYIGETVDNLESIDVSNFTIIWPKFYLMISKSSKLRKLRLWDVVFDDEDEIVDLENIAVCFPHLSHLALSYDLRDGVVNYGLQGSSHLENVITLELGWTVINDLFSLWVEGLLKLCPNLKKLVIHGVVSEAKGHEECQMLANFTSSIVQLMRTYMHVDVQFDYE; translated from the coding sequence ATGGAACATCTTCCAGTTGAAGTTATTGGGAACATTTTGTCACTGCTAGGAAGCGCTCGAGATGTGGTGATAGCTTCTGCAACATGTCGGAAGTGGCGAGAAGCTTGTCGTAAACACCTTCACACCCTTTCATTCAATTCCAATGATTGGCATGTTTATCATGATCTCTTGGGTAGTCGGCTAGAGATACTGATAACTCAAACAATATTCCAAACCACTGGATTACAAGGCTTGTCAATTTTGATGGATGATGTTGATGATTTTTCTGCTTCAACAGTTATTGCTTGGCTCATGTACACCAGGGAAACCTTGCATCGATTGATTTATAATGTTCGGACCACTCCGAATGTTAATATTCTTGAGATTTGTGGCAGGCAGAAGCTGGAAACTTTGGAACTGTCCCATAACTCGATAACAGGGGTTGAACCCAATTTTCAGAGATTCCCCTGTTTAAAATCCCTTTCTTTGAGTTATGTCAGTATCTCAGCATTGGATCTCAATCTTTTACTCACTGCTTGCCCAAAGATTGAGACCTTGAGGCTTGTTAATCCAGAGATTGCAATATCTGATGCACAGGTGACTGTTGAACTGAGCAGCCCTACATTAAAGAGTGTTTATGTCGAAGCAATTAGTTTGGACAAGTTTATATTGGAAGCGGATAACATTGAAAGCTTGCACTTGAAGGATTGTGCTCTTGAGCTATTTGAACTCATTGGAAAGGGTACTTTGAAGCATTTCAAAATTGATGACGTGAGTGTTATTCAACTTTATATTGGCGAGACTGTTGATAATCTTGAGAGCATAGATGTCAGCAACTTCACTATTATTTGGCCAAAGTTCTACCTAATGATCTCAAAATCATCCAAGTTAAGGAAACTTCGTCTTTGGGACGTGGTCTTTGATGACGAGGATGAGATTGTGGATTTAGAAAATATTGCTGTTTGTTTCCCACATCTCAGCCACCTTGCATTAAGTTATGACCTGAGAGATGGAGTGGTTAACTATGGTCTACAAGGTTCTTCCCACTTGGAAAATGTTATTACCTTGGAACTCGGGTGGACTGTAATTAATGATCTCTTTTCTCTTTGGGTGGAGGGACTGCTAAAACTGTGTCCAAATCTCAAGAAGTTGGTGATTCATGGTGTTGTTTCAGAGGCCAAAGGTCATGAAGAATGCCAAATGTTGGCCAATTTTACCTCATCCATAGTTCAGCTCATGAGAACATACATGCATGTAGATGTGCAGTTCGATTATGAATAG